In Mycobacterium sp. Aquia_213, the sequence GCGTGTACTGCGCTGGGACTCGTGCTGGAACAGGGGCTATCGCCACCCCACGAAAATACTCAAATCCTGGCGCCGCGCCGGCAAGCGCTTGCGGCGTGTGGGGGCTGGTTGCGTCTCAGGCAGGGCGGCGCTGCTCGAGCCAGTCGGCCAGCGAGCGTCCGGCGTCAAGGACATGGCGTTCGGCGATCGTGCGGGACCGTTCCACGTCCTTGTCACCAAGCGCGTCGAGCAGCTCCTGATGGTCGTCCAGCGAAAGTTTCTCGTGGTCGGGAAACAGGGTGAGGAAGTTGCTCGGCACCACCCGGGCGGCCTGTTTGATCTGCGTCAGCAGCCGCGGCGAGTGTGCGGCGCGATGGATTTTCTGGTGGAAATGCCAGTTGGCCTCGCCGATGCTGTCGTCACCGGAGCGCGCCACCACATCCGCGGCGAGCTCGCGCAGCATGTCGA encodes:
- a CDS encoding GntR family transcriptional regulator; its protein translation is MAAIDISGTVRERAARELRDRILTGALPAGARIDLDAITEEFATSRTPVREALLELSYEGLVQVAPRSGVTVIGISPTDVMDSFTILGVLTGQAAAWAAHRIEPGELDMLRELAADVVARSGDDSIGEANWHFHQKIHRAAHSPRLLTQIKQAARVVPSNFLTLFPDHEKLSLDDHQELLDALGDKDVERSRTIAERHVLDAGRSLADWLEQRRPA